From Rhodococcus antarcticus, the proteins below share one genomic window:
- the lppU gene encoding LppU family putative lipoprotein, giving the protein MTTPPQNPYGPGQDPWGTPHRGPQPSPGQPWGQQPSPGQPWGPPAQDRSPYGQPAWGAAPPPPPRRNNPLVIVGALVAVLLVAGGLVFASTRGSDGPSVAAPTSTAVPPSSGAGGTSAPARTTTAPPSTAGSGSGQLSVDVAVGGCVAVSGSSSSPDLTTVDCGSRGSSYKVTATAATSDGCTADSDYVYYETSRFGSDELGALCMDVDWTEGQCFELGAGNPARADCTVPGTDVERVGPILRGTSDEQDCDKGGIPYAERSFVVCLTRVTAS; this is encoded by the coding sequence ATGACGACTCCGCCGCAGAACCCCTACGGTCCGGGGCAGGACCCGTGGGGCACGCCCCACCGCGGCCCGCAGCCGTCCCCGGGGCAGCCGTGGGGGCAGCAGCCGTCCCCGGGGCAGCCGTGGGGTCCGCCGGCCCAGGACCGCTCGCCGTACGGGCAGCCCGCCTGGGGTGCGGCCCCGCCCCCGCCGCCTCGGAGGAACAACCCGCTCGTCATCGTCGGCGCGCTGGTGGCGGTGCTGCTGGTGGCGGGGGGACTGGTCTTCGCCTCGACCCGCGGTTCGGACGGCCCGAGCGTCGCGGCACCCACGAGCACCGCGGTGCCCCCGTCGAGCGGGGCGGGCGGGACGTCCGCGCCGGCGCGCACCACCACCGCCCCGCCGTCGACCGCCGGGAGCGGGAGCGGGCAGCTCAGCGTGGACGTCGCCGTCGGTGGCTGCGTGGCCGTCTCCGGCTCGTCGTCCTCACCGGACCTGACGACGGTGGACTGCGGCAGCCGCGGCTCCAGCTACAAGGTGACCGCCACGGCGGCCACCTCCGACGGGTGCACGGCGGACTCCGACTACGTCTACTACGAGACGTCCCGGTTCGGGTCCGACGAGCTGGGGGCGCTCTGCATGGACGTCGACTGGACGGAGGGCCAGTGCTTCGAGCTGGGGGCGGGCAACCCGGCGAGGGCCGACTGCACCGTCCCCGGGACGGACGTGGAGAGGGTCGGGCCGATCCTGCGAGGCACCTCGGACGAGCAGGACTGCGACAAGGGCGGCATCCCCTACGCCGAGCGCAGCTTCGTCGTGTGCCTGACGAGGGTGACCGCCAGCTGA